In Anguilla rostrata isolate EN2019 chromosome 1, ASM1855537v3, whole genome shotgun sequence, a genomic segment contains:
- the LOC135260985 gene encoding ataxin-1-like: MKSNQERSNECLPPKKREILAMEEKAVVVASASESQRGENLAWLASVASGQNTGGQHDGHIHKPLSSTTEYSSSSCSSSSLSSQSRVAVAGTALTTLPTVYSSPLSQAAGTIQYTQLPPNVQFISPAYGGHYAGYISSQLISPTATSTPALVQRPHLEAYGSAVVSQASKGDQHHLLGTPPPPQSTHQYVQMAGSPLSVTAGTVASPGGHLPLHSAVLPHTLTLTPSQVVVQYADSPVAKKDEGRTRELLNGEVEKGRRYGLLLEASLIKQSGVAKAAHGQPQQHYETQHVVIPADYTQETSGLRTSLMLVPNSHGNSGGAEQDCGPEKPPSSVAHSEKGGAALTKPISGKASSFTFPSSTSSEGLKTHIASLSPHTVIQTTPSAAEQISMGVTAPSFYHAPQPPIIGYIASGGQQQQTVSYHATLPQHLLIPSGQSLLVPVSASGGGEQEPPHAVVTSPQQNAVSASHSYIATAIPKCELVGVSEQQATGAYPATATAGGLVQAQLNLPVPAAPAPLLPPYFMKGSIIQLADGELKRVEDLRTEDFIQSAEISGELKIDSSTVERIDGSPTPNSAIIQFAVGEHRVQVSVEVLVEYPFFVFGQGWSSCCPDRTTQLFELSCAKLSVGDVCISLTLKNLKNGSLRKSQSQAAGVPLKPPKAETQHRDRGGNCREQENGLGQWAGGVEGRVGGIISENGELKSGEKTCSPEALKTESGGTDRPSGRKRRWSAPEGRQVEKSGEGPSPPLPKTTFIPQEVKICIEGRSNIGK; the protein is encoded by the exons ATGAAGTCCAACCAGGAGAGGAGTAATGAGTGTTTGCCCCCAAAGAAACGGGAAATTCTGGCCATGGAAGAGAAGGCTGTGGTGGTGGCATCGGCCAGCGAGAGCCAACGAGGGGAAAACCTGGCATGGCTTGCAAGCGTGGCCAGTGGGCAGAACACTGGAGGGCAGCACGatggacacatacacaaaccccTCTCCTCAACAACGGAgtactcctcttcctcctgctcttcatCCTCCTTGTCCTCCCAGTCCAGAGTCGCAGTGGCTGGAACAGCGCTGACCACTCTGCCTACGGTGTACTCTTCGCCCCTCTCCCAAGCTGCCGGGACCATCCAGTATACCCAGCTGCCACCCAACGTGCAGTTCATCAGCCCAGCCTACGGGGGGCACTACGCCGGCTACATCTCCTCCCAGCTCATCTCCCCAACGGCCACGTCCACCCCTGCCCTGGTCCAGCGCCCTCACCTGGAGGCCTATGGTAGCGCTGTGGTTTCACAGGCCTCTAAAGGGGACCAGCACCACCTGCTGGgcacccctcctccaccccagtctacCCACCAGTACGTCCAGATGGCCGGCTCCCCTCTGAGTGTGACGGCGGGGACGGTGGCCTCACCTGGCGGCCATCTGCCCTTGCATTCGGCCGTCCTGccccacaccctcaccctcacgCCTTCGCAGGTGGTCGTCCAGTACGCCGATAGCCCGGTGGCCAAGAAAGACGAGGGCCGGACAAGGGAGCTGCTGAATGGCGAGGTGGAGAAGGGTCGGCGCTACGGGCTGCTGCTGGAGGCCAGCCTGATCAAGCAGAGTGGAGTGGCCAAGGCAGCGCACGGCCAGCCGCAGCAGCACTACGAGACCCAGCACGTGGTCATCCCAGCCGACTACACACAGGAAACATCAGGGCTTCGAACCTCTCTGATGCTGGTGCCCAACAGCCATGGCAACAGCGGCGGTGCTGAGCAGGACTGCGGCCCAGAGAAGCCCCCATCCTCTGTGGCTCACAGTGAGAAGGGGGGTGCAGCTCTGACCAAGCCCATCTCTGGCAAGGCTTCATCCTTTACCTTCCCCTCTTCCACGTCCTCAGAGGGGCTGAAGACGCACATcgcctctctgtccccacacaCCGTCATCCAGACCACTCCCAGTGCCGCCGAACAGATCTCCATGGGCGTCACCGCCCCCAGCTTCTACCACGCCCCCCAGCCGCCCATCATCGGCTACATCGCAAGTGgcgggcagcagcagcagacggTCAGTTACCACGCCACCCTGCCCCAGCACCTGCTCATCCCGAGCGGGCAGTCCCTGCTGGTCCCAGTCAGCGCCAGTGGCGGAGGGGAGCAGGAGCCCCCCCATGCTGTGGTTACCTCCCCCCAGCAAAACGCTGTGTCTGCCTCGCACTCCTACATCGCCACGGCGATCCCAAAGTGTGAGCTCGTGGGGGTGAGTGAGCAGCAGGCCACAGGAGCCTACCCGGCTACCGCCACCGCCGGAGGCCTGGTGCAAGCCCAGCTCAACCTGCCTGTGCCTGCAGCCCCTGCCCCCTTGCTGCCCCCCTACTTCATGAAGGGCTCCATCATCCAGCTAGCGGACGGGGAGCTGAAGCGGGTGGAGGACCTGCGGACAGAGGACTTCATCCAGAGCGCCGAGATCAGTGGAGAGCTGAAGATCGACTCCAGCACGGTGGAGCGCATCGACGGAAGCCCCACGCCCAACTCCGCCATCATCCAGTTCGCTGTGGGAGAGCACAGAGTGCAG GTGAGTGTGGAGGTGTTGGTGGAGTATCCCTTCTTCGTTTTCGGGCAGGGTTGGTCGTCCTGCTGCCCGGACAGGACCACCCAGCTGTTTGAGCTGTCGTGTGCCAAGCTGTCAGTGGGTGACGTCTGCATTTCCCTCACCCTGAAGAACCTGAAGAATGGCTCTCTGAGGAAGAGCCAGTCTCAGGCTGCTGGAGTCCCACTGAAGCCCCCCAaggcagaaacacagcacagggaCAGGGGGGGCAactgcagagagcaggagaatgGACTAGGGCAGTGGGCAGGAGGGGTGGAAGGCAGGGTGGGGGGCATCATCTCTGAGAATGGAGAACTGAAGTCTGGGGAAAAGACCTGCTCACCCGAGGCACTAAAAACAGAATCTGGAGGCACTGATCGACCTTCTGGTCGCAAGAGGAGATGGTCAGCCCCAGAAGGTCGACAGGTGGAGAAGTCCGGTGAGGGGCcatccccacccctgcccaaaACCACATTTATCCCTCAGGAGGTTAAGATCTGCATCGAAGGCAGATCAAATATAGGCAAGTGA